DNA from Flavobacteriales bacterium:
TATTCTTTCAATTTCACGTTTGACACTTGCGTCAAGTTCGACTGTCTTTGTGACGTTGTCATTATTGTCATATATCGGAATCTTTCCGTTTTCGTATTCAATTCTTCGAGCCGAAAAATTGGAAAACATACTTGGCCAACTGTCAACTTTGAGTTCAAAAAATCTCGCTGAGGATAGTACTTGGCTCCAATTGAGGTCACGGAATAAGAGTGTGGATGTCCTCTCCAGGTCATCCGTCTTATTCGAACATGATCCCCTTCGGACACATTTCATTCCTGAAGTGGGTCGTCCTTAGACAAACCGTAAAAGGATTGAAGCTCCGATAATTCCAGTATAGTGATGTTACCATATCCATAAATCAATTCTATGCTGACCAATTCTTCTGTTGGGTGTCGGTGTGCAAGTCGCTTCAACTCTTCAACAATCATTTCAACCCATGCTTTTTCTATATCGTGCCCAAAAAGTTTTTGCAAGAGTTTCCGAATCATGTCCCCCCCCTTTTTCTGATGGACGAAACCATTACCGCCAACGGTTTGCATACGGCCTGTGGTGGTTTCGAAGCACTTTCCTGTCCACCGAAACCAAAGCTGGCTGTGGAGCGAAAACCTTGCTTGCAGCCATTCATCCGCTACAATATATACGCGTTGTCGTGGTGTCTTTTTTATTCTTTTTCCAATTCTCTATTTGTTTGTAGTTGATTTCATATTCAACCGTTTTTCCTGATGCCAAATACTCTTTTCAAATATTACCAGGTCATTTTCAAATTTCAGAGGCTTAACAAATCCTTTTTCTGCTTTTGAGATTTTGGCAAACTTTCTTGTTTTCAAGTCAATTACTGTCAAAGCTGTAATCGGTCCTTTTTGGTGGTCAGTTGTCAGCCACTCTTGTAGTGACTAATACTTTGATTCAGGATGAAATTTGATGTCACATATGGGGAATGGGAGGAAATCCCTCGCCTTAAGGCGAAGACCTGAGTTTGATGGTTTTGAAGGATGCAGAATTACCGAAAGACCTCTCATGGCCTTTATGACCTGAAGTATCAGAGTCTGTTCAATAAACTGTGTCAGATGTCAGATAGATAGATTTGATAACCGATAGACACAGAAAAAATGGAAGAACAAAAGAAAGACAGGTTTGACTAAGCCAACTTTGAGCGGGATGCGACAGAGGCTCTGAAGAACGGCAAGGAACTGCTGGGACTTTACGTGGGCGAGAACGAAGAGGCACGCTTCTGGCTCAAGGTCATCAGCGACCTGCAGAACCGTGGTGTGAAGGATATCATCATTGCAAGTGTGGACAACCTCAAGGGACTTTCCAACGCCATCAAAAGCGTATTCCCACAGACCGAGGTGCAGCTCTGCATCGTGCATCAGATACGCAACTCCATGAGATATGTGCCACAAAAGAACAAGGCTGCCGTGCTCAAAGACCTCAAACAGGTCTATCAGGCACCTTCAACGGATCAAGCAGAGGTTGCCTTGGCCGATCTTGAAGAGAATTGGGCAAAGCAATATCCTGCCATGGTCAATAGCTGGCCCGACAACTGGGAAGAACTCAGCAATTACTTCAAGTACCCTGAGGAGATCCGTAGAATAATATACACCACCAACCCCACAGAGAGCTTTCACAGTCAGTTGCGCAAGGTCACCAAGACCAAGCGCGTGTTCCCTTCGGACATGGCCCTACTGAAGCTGCTTTACCTCGTTCAGGAAAATGTCAGAAAGAACTGGACAAGACCACTTAATGGATGGAACCTTACAATAGTCACAGATGATGATCATATTGGAAAAACGCTTGACACAACCCTGAAGGTTGGCCGCGGCCAACCTTCAGGGTTGATGCAGTTCGCTGAACAGACCCTTTTAGTTTAGATAAAACCAACATCATCAGACCATAAACTATTTACGT
Protein-coding regions in this window:
- a CDS encoding IS256 family transposase; translation: MKNGKELLGLYVGENEEARFWLKVISDLQNRGVKDIIIASVDNLKGLSNAIKSVFPQTEVQLCIVHQIRNSMRYVPQKNKAAVLKDLKQVYQAPSTDQAEVALADLEENWAKQYPAMVNSWPDNWEELSNYFKYPEEIRRIIYTTNPTESFHSQLRKVTKTKRVFPSDMALLKLLYLVQENVRKNWTRPLNGWNLTIVTDDDHIGKTLDTTLKVGRGQPSGLMQFAEQTLLV